The DNA region CAAAATTGTCCATGTTTAAGTTTACAGACTAATTAAAGAATAAAAATGAATTACAATTCTTTGGGGAAGCCTAAAAAGCTTCCCCTTTTTTTTAATTTTCAGAGAGAGCTTTTTTAATAGTAGAAATTGCCTCTTCGGTATTCATGTTTCTTATATCCACACCTACATGTCTTGTTCTATCAAAGCCTGCTTTTTCAAAAGCATCTCTAAACATTTTTGCTTGCATTTTAGGGTCACATCCTGCAATAACTAATTTTTCAATACTATCTCCATCTTTTACAAAAGTTGAAAGGAAATTGTCTCCATCATCAGCACAAAGCTGAGGATGAATAGCTACAAAATCAATAAGTCCCTCTCTCCTTAAAGTATTTGCTATCTCAAAAATGTTCATGTTCTGAAAAGATGGACAGGTTCCTTGACATACACAAAGAAGAAGTCCCTTCATTGTAGTTCACCTCCATCGGTCATAATTTTTACTTTATCTCCTACAAAACTTATTGCTCCCGTAGGGCATGCACCTTTTAAGCATCCCTTACAAAAATCTACACATTCTTCTGGTCTTACTACTATAGGTTTTTTATCTTTTACATCGTAAACTCCATGTGGACAAAAGTTTACGCAAGCAAGACAACCTATACATTTTTCATAATTAATAACAGGATACCAAGTTTTGGACATGCTTTTTAACCTCCCTTTTTATGAGTGTTTATTTATTTAAAACTTCCTTTGCAATTTTCTCTGCTATTCTTTCCACATCTTCATCATCAAAATCTAAAGTAGGAGCTTTTTCTATACCTTCTTTCGCTATGGTTATCTCGTATGTAGGCTCAATTCCCTGATTTCTTATTACTTTTGAGGCACATTCTAATTGACATCCATTTATAACTATTAATTTTCTTGCATTTTTAGCAATATTAATATGGACTTTTGAGCCTGCAGCTATGGCACTCAAACAGCACATTCTTGCTCCTTCATTTTCTTTTGTTAATTTAATTGCCACTTCATTTCCTACTTGTCCTACCGAGGAGGCACCATCACAGGCCACTATAATGTCAAGATTTTCAGCTTCCGAAGCACAGTGTGGTAAAATTTGCCACCCACCCTTAGACATAACTCATCATCTCCTTTCAAAATTTTCATTTCACTGCTTTTGCTATTTCTGACCAACGAGGATCATTTACTCCTATTACGCACTTATTTTCTTCCCTTAAAGATACCCTTAATTTTAAAAGCTCCATATTTCTTGAGATTAGTTCATTGGGAATACTTAAAACTGCTTTATATATATTTTTTAAAAACTCATCTTCAGGATCTTTTATGGAATAAAGTACTCCTCTTCCTACTCTCTTTTCTTTTACTAGCCCTTCTTTTTTAAGGTCATTTAAATATTTGGAAGTATTATAGTGAGACTCTTCAAGAGCATCGGCAATCTCGCAAACATAATACTCTTCTCCCATTTTAAGAAGAAGAGAAAAAACTTTTAATCTTTTTTCTTCGGAAAGGACTTTAAATATCCTCTCATATCTTTCCATTTATAACCCTCCATATGCTAATTTTTCCATTTGCCCATATTAGCATATGAAAAATTAAAATTCAAGTTAAAGTTGTGTTAAGACATTTTTTTGATATAATTTTTAAAAAGTATTTCCCAAGGAGGTGTTCTATTTCATGGAGAATACTGCTCTTTTGAAAAAGAGATAGATTCTTATATTTTTAGGAATAATCATCTATGTTTGTCTTGGGACTGTTTACTCATGGAGTGTATTTAGAAAGCCTCTTGAAAGTATTTTACAGATTTCGGCTTTTCAAAGTGGACTTCCCTATATGCTCTTTTTATTCTTCTTTGTTCTCTTTATGGCATTCTCTGGAAGATATATCAGTAGGTTTTCTCTCAAATTAATTATTTTCGTAGGAGGACTTTGGGTTGGTATTGGTTGGATCCTTTCTGGAATTTTTAAGAGCATAAATGTCATTGCCATAACTTATGGAATTATCGCAGGAAGTGGAGTAGGAATAGTATATGGGGTACCTATTTCAGTAATTTCCAAATGGTTTCCAGATAAAAGGGGACTTGCTATGGGGCTTGTAATTTCTGGATTTGGGTTATCTCCCCTTTTACTGCACCCTTAGCAAGGTATTGATAGT from Dictyoglomus turgidum DSM 6724 includes:
- a CDS encoding putative zinc-binding protein, giving the protein MSKGGWQILPHCASEAENLDIIVACDGASSVGQVGNEVAIKLTKENEGARMCCLSAIAAGSKVHINIAKNARKLIVINGCQLECASKVIRNQGIEPTYEITIAKEGIEKAPTLDFDDEDVERIAEKIAKEVLNK
- a CDS encoding ArsR/SmtB family transcription factor → MERYERIFKVLSEEKRLKVFSLLLKMGEEYYVCEIADALEESHYNTSKYLNDLKKEGLVKEKRVGRGVLYSIKDPEDEFLKNIYKAVLSIPNELISRNMELLKLRVSLREENKCVIGVNDPRWSEIAKAVK
- a CDS encoding 4Fe-4S dicluster domain-containing protein, translated to MSKTWYPVINYEKCIGCLACVNFCPHGVYDVKDKKPIVVRPEECVDFCKGCLKGACPTGAISFVGDKVKIMTDGGELQ
- a CDS encoding MFS transporter, with protein sequence MSAFQSGLPYMLFLFFFVLFMAFSGRYISRFSLKLIIFVGGLWVGIGWILSGIFKSINVIAITYGIIAGSGVGIVYGVPISVISKWFPDKRGLAMGLVISGFGLSPLLLHP